One genomic window of Erinaceus europaeus chromosome 7, mEriEur2.1, whole genome shotgun sequence includes the following:
- the CCDC184 gene encoding coiled-coil domain-containing protein 184 yields MEDGLLELRTKDGGDMPAPREVAGVPAVGDVLAGEYNGGMKELMEHLKAQLQALFEDVRAMRGALDEQASHIQVLSDDVCANQRAIVSMCQIMTSAPRQGGLGVAAKGVFPGAPQDPEPPSPGLGDGALLGGDPEEEDEDEEAEEEEEEEGEEEEDKELPSPTTPTRHRERPESPRAGLCAGDGPLVEPLDLPDITLLQLEGEAAL; encoded by the coding sequence ATGGAGGACGGTCTGCTGGAGCTCAGGACCAAGGACGGCGGCGACATGCCCGCGCCCAGGGAGGTGGCCGGCGTGCCCGCCGTGGGGGACGTGCTCGCCGGGGAGTACAACGGCGGCATGAAGGAGCTCATGGAGCACCTCAAGGCGCAGCTGCAGGCCCTGTTTGAGGACGTGCGGGCCATGCGGGGCGCCCTGGACGAGCAGGCCTCGCACATCCAGGTGCTGTCGGACGACGTGTGCGCCAACCAGCGGGCCATCGTCTCCATGTGCCAGATCATGACCAGCGCGCCCCGCCAGGGCGGCCTGGGTGTGGCCGCCAAGGGGGTCTTCCCCGGAGCCCCGCAAGACCCCGAGCCCCCTTCGCCCGGCCTCGGGGACGGCGCCCTGCTGGGGGGCGATcccgaggaggaggacgaggacgaggaggcggaggaggaggaagaggaggaaggggaggaggaggaagacaaggagctgcccagccccaccacacCCACCCGGCACCGTGAGCGCCCCGAGAGCCCCCGTGCGGGGCTGTGTGCGGGGGACGGGCCACTTGTGGAGCCCCTCGACCTGCCCGACATCACCCTGCTGCAGCTGGAGGGCGAGGCTGCCCTGTGA